One region of Eupeodes corollae chromosome 1, idEupCoro1.1, whole genome shotgun sequence genomic DNA includes:
- the LOC129942934 gene encoding facilitated trehalose transporter Tret1-2 homolog isoform X1 — protein MSETKMIESTEESSRLLETTNPESYGVRQPVKLSVQEQENLLTMVSGENKSQTFRQYVAALAATGGALAAGALLGWTSPAQKELISPNYTIPLTPEQFSWVGSGVTLGAAFICIPIGFLITIIGRKLTMLLLVLPFTLGWALLIWAQNFEMMFIARFILGISGGAFCVTAPMYTGEIAQKDIRGTLGSFFQLMITIGILFVYALGAGFNVFWLSIICAMIPLIFGAIFVFMPESPTYLVSKGKNESAVKSIQWLRGNQYNYTAELEELKEIDAQIKQNPVSIMSALTRRVTIKALIISLGLMFFQQLSGINAVIFYTTDIFRDAQTGIDENLSTIVVGIMQVIATFISVMVVDKLGRRILLLASSAVMAISTVLMGVYFYMQSNDKSSVDNLGWLPVVSLCVFIVMFSIGFGPVPWLMMGELFASDIKGVAGSIAGTTNWVLAFIVTKAFLSLKDAIGSGETFWLFSGITFVGFIFVYFFVPETKGKSLNEIQKLLEGQTMENTTHTEKSPQ, from the exons GAACAGGAAAACCTACTAACTATGGTCAGTGGAGAAAATAAATCGCAAACGTTTCGCCAATATGTGGCGGCCTTGGCTGCTACTGGAGGAGCATTGGCGGCTGGTGCTCTTTTGGGTTGGACATCTCCGGCTCAAAAAGAATTAATCAGCCCCAACTATACGATCCCCTTAACTCCCGAGCAGTTTTCATGGGTTGGTTCTGGTGTGACTCTAGGAGCGGCTTTTATATGCATTCCAATTGGATTTTTGATTACGATTATTGGACGAAAACTAACTATGTTGCTATTGGTACTTCCTTTCACACTTGGATGGGCTTTGCTTATTTGGGCACAAAACTTCGAGATGATGTTCATTGCTAGATTCATATTGGGTATATCTGGAGGCGCGTTTTGTGTAACGGCGCCTATGTACACGGGAGAGATAGCCCAAAAGGATATACGTGGGACATTAGGAAGTTTCTTCCAACTTATGATAACCATTGGTATTCTATTTGTGTACGCCCTTGGGGCaggatttaatgttttctggCTGAGCATCATCTGTGCTATGATCCCGTTGATTTTCGGAGCCATTTTTGTATTCATGCCAGAGTCTCCAACTTATTTG gtaaGTAAAGGAAAGAACGAAAGTGCTGTTAAATCTATTCAATGGCTTCGTGGTAATCAATACAACTACACCGCTGAACTCGAGGAACTTAAGGAAATCGATGCCCAAATCAAGCAAAATCCAGTATCAATAATGTCGGCTTTAACTCGCAGGGTGACAATAAAAGCTTTGATTATAAGCTTGGGTCTTATGTTCTTCCAACAATTGAGTGGAATTAATGCTGTAATTTTCTACACAACTGACATTTTCAGG GATGCTCAGACTGGAATTGATGAAAATTTGTCTACAATTGTTGTTGGTATCATGCAAGTTATTGCCACATTTATTTCTGTTATGGTTGTTGACAAACTTGGCCGCCGAATTCTTTTACTGGCTTCATCTGCTGTTATGGCTATCTCTACCGTCCTTATGGGAGTGTATTTCTACATGCAAAGCAATGATAAGAGTTCTGTGGATAACCTTGGATGGTTGCCAGTAGTGTCCTTGTGTGTCTTCATTGTTATGTTTTCGATTGGATTTGGCCCAGTCCCATGGCTGATGATGGGTGAACTCTTCGCTTCGGACATCAAAGGTGTTGCTGGATCAATTGCTGGAACAACAAACTGGGTCTTGGCATTCATTGTAACCAAAGCTTTCTTGAGTCTCAAGGACGCGATAGGTTCCGGAGAGACATTCTGGTTGTTCTCAGGTATTACATTTGTTGGCTTCATATTTGTTTACTTCTTCGTACCGGAGACGAAAGGTAAATCTTTGAATGAAATCCAAAAGTTATTGGAGGGACAAACTATGGAAAACACAACACACACTGAAAAGTCACCACAATAA
- the LOC129942934 gene encoding facilitated trehalose transporter Tret1 isoform X2 has product MVSGENKSQTFRQYVAALAATGGALAAGALLGWTSPAQKELISPNYTIPLTPEQFSWVGSGVTLGAAFICIPIGFLITIIGRKLTMLLLVLPFTLGWALLIWAQNFEMMFIARFILGISGGAFCVTAPMYTGEIAQKDIRGTLGSFFQLMITIGILFVYALGAGFNVFWLSIICAMIPLIFGAIFVFMPESPTYLVSKGKNESAVKSIQWLRGNQYNYTAELEELKEIDAQIKQNPVSIMSALTRRVTIKALIISLGLMFFQQLSGINAVIFYTTDIFRDAQTGIDENLSTIVVGIMQVIATFISVMVVDKLGRRILLLASSAVMAISTVLMGVYFYMQSNDKSSVDNLGWLPVVSLCVFIVMFSIGFGPVPWLMMGELFASDIKGVAGSIAGTTNWVLAFIVTKAFLSLKDAIGSGETFWLFSGITFVGFIFVYFFVPETKGKSLNEIQKLLEGQTMENTTHTEKSPQ; this is encoded by the exons ATGGTCAGTGGAGAAAATAAATCGCAAACGTTTCGCCAATATGTGGCGGCCTTGGCTGCTACTGGAGGAGCATTGGCGGCTGGTGCTCTTTTGGGTTGGACATCTCCGGCTCAAAAAGAATTAATCAGCCCCAACTATACGATCCCCTTAACTCCCGAGCAGTTTTCATGGGTTGGTTCTGGTGTGACTCTAGGAGCGGCTTTTATATGCATTCCAATTGGATTTTTGATTACGATTATTGGACGAAAACTAACTATGTTGCTATTGGTACTTCCTTTCACACTTGGATGGGCTTTGCTTATTTGGGCACAAAACTTCGAGATGATGTTCATTGCTAGATTCATATTGGGTATATCTGGAGGCGCGTTTTGTGTAACGGCGCCTATGTACACGGGAGAGATAGCCCAAAAGGATATACGTGGGACATTAGGAAGTTTCTTCCAACTTATGATAACCATTGGTATTCTATTTGTGTACGCCCTTGGGGCaggatttaatgttttctggCTGAGCATCATCTGTGCTATGATCCCGTTGATTTTCGGAGCCATTTTTGTATTCATGCCAGAGTCTCCAACTTATTTG gtaaGTAAAGGAAAGAACGAAAGTGCTGTTAAATCTATTCAATGGCTTCGTGGTAATCAATACAACTACACCGCTGAACTCGAGGAACTTAAGGAAATCGATGCCCAAATCAAGCAAAATCCAGTATCAATAATGTCGGCTTTAACTCGCAGGGTGACAATAAAAGCTTTGATTATAAGCTTGGGTCTTATGTTCTTCCAACAATTGAGTGGAATTAATGCTGTAATTTTCTACACAACTGACATTTTCAGG GATGCTCAGACTGGAATTGATGAAAATTTGTCTACAATTGTTGTTGGTATCATGCAAGTTATTGCCACATTTATTTCTGTTATGGTTGTTGACAAACTTGGCCGCCGAATTCTTTTACTGGCTTCATCTGCTGTTATGGCTATCTCTACCGTCCTTATGGGAGTGTATTTCTACATGCAAAGCAATGATAAGAGTTCTGTGGATAACCTTGGATGGTTGCCAGTAGTGTCCTTGTGTGTCTTCATTGTTATGTTTTCGATTGGATTTGGCCCAGTCCCATGGCTGATGATGGGTGAACTCTTCGCTTCGGACATCAAAGGTGTTGCTGGATCAATTGCTGGAACAACAAACTGGGTCTTGGCATTCATTGTAACCAAAGCTTTCTTGAGTCTCAAGGACGCGATAGGTTCCGGAGAGACATTCTGGTTGTTCTCAGGTATTACATTTGTTGGCTTCATATTTGTTTACTTCTTCGTACCGGAGACGAAAGGTAAATCTTTGAATGAAATCCAAAAGTTATTGGAGGGACAAACTATGGAAAACACAACACACACTGAAAAGTCACCACAATAA